Proteins found in one Epinephelus fuscoguttatus linkage group LG4, E.fuscoguttatus.final_Chr_v1 genomic segment:
- the LOC125887090 gene encoding cholesterol side-chain cleavage enzyme, mitochondrial has product MARWSVCRSLVTAPLSWMGELTTTGVRCSSSMPVVRQVYSESSSIVRPFSEIPGLWKNGVANLYNFWKLDGFKNLHRIMLQNFNTFGPIYREKVGYYESVNIINPEDAAILFKAEGHYPKRLRVEAWTSYRDYRNRKYGVLLKDGEDWRSNRVILNKEVIAPKVQENFVPLLDEVGQDFVARVHKKIKRSGQNKWTTDLSQELFKYALESVSSVLYGERLGLMLDYIDPEAQHFIDCITLMFKTTSPMLYIPPALLRHIGAKVWRDHVEAWDGIFNQADRCIQNIYRQLRKEAGTSEKYPGVLASLLMLDKLSIEDIKASITELMAGGVDTTSITLLWTLYELARHPSLQEELRAEVAAARAESQGDMKEMLKRIPLVKGALKETLRLHPVAVSLQRYISEDIIIQNYHIPAGTLVQLGLYAMGRDPKVFFRPEQYQPSRWLRTESHYFRSLGFGFGPRQCLGRRIAETEMQLFLIHMLENFRVEKQRHVEVQSTFELILLPDKPIILTLKPLQTSQ; this is encoded by the exons ATGGCCAGGTGGAGTGTGTGCCGCAGCCTTGTGACGGCGCCCCTGTCCTGGATGGGAGAGCTGACAACAACAGGTGTGCGCTGCAGCAGCAGTATGCCGGTGGTCAGACAGGTGTACTCggagagcagcagcattgtCAGGCCTTTCAGTGAGATTCCTGGACTGTGGAAGAACGGGGTGGCAAATTTGTACAATTTCTGGAAACTGGATGGCTTCAAAAACCTTCATCGCATCATGCTGCAGAACTTCAACACTTTTGGACCCATTTACAG AGAAAAAGTAGGTTATTATGAAAGCGTAAATATCATCAATCCTGAAGACGCTGCCATCCTGTTCAAAGCCGAGGGCCATTATCCTAAAAGGCTGAGAGTTGAAGCCTGGACGTCATACAGAGACTACAGGAACCGCAAATATGGAGTGTTACTTAA GGATGGAGAAGACTGGAGATCAAACCGTGTGATTCTCAACAAGGAGGTGATTGCCCCGAAGGTGCAGGAAAACTTTGTGCCTTTGCTGGATGAAGTGGGCCAGGATTTTGTTGCCAGGGTGCACAAAAAGATAAAGCGAAGTGGCCAGAACAAATGGACCACTGACCTCTCTCAAGAACTCTTTAAATACGCACTAGAAT CGGTGAGCTCAGTGCTGTACGGGGAGCGTCTTGGTTTGATGCTGGACTACATCGACCCTGAAGCTCAGCATTTCATCGACTGCATCACCCTCATGTTCAAGACTACCTCACCCATGCTGTACATACCTCCTGCTCTGTTGAGGCATATTGGAGCCAAGGTGTGGCGTGACCACGTGGAGGCTTGGGATGGGATCTTCAATCAAG CGGACCGCTGCATCCAAAACATCTACAGACAGTTACGTAAGGAAGCTGGCACTTCAGAGAAATACCCAGGAGTCCTGGCGAGCCTGCTCATGCTGGACAAGCTGTCCATTGAAGACATCAAGGCCAGCATCACCGAGCTGATGGCTGGAGGAGTAGATACA actTCCATAACATTGCTGTGGACGTTGTATGAACTAGCTAGGCACCCCagcctccaggaggagctgagagCAGAGGTGGCTGCAGCTCGGGCTGAGAGCCAGGGAGACATGAAGGAGATGCTGAAGCGGATTCCACTGGTCAAAGGAGCTTTGAAGGAAACTCTGAG GTTACACCCAGTCGCAGTGAGCTTGCAAAGATACATATCAGAAGATATCATTATTCAAAACTACCACATCCCAGCAGGG ACCCTGGTCCAGTTAGGACTGTATGCAATGGGCAGAGACCCCAAAGTGTTCTTTCGTCCGGAGCAGTATCAGCCCTCTCGTTGGTTGAGGACGGAGTCACACTACTTCCGGAGCCttggcttcggcttcggccccCGACAGTGTTTAGGACGCAGAAtagcagagacagagatgcaacTCTTCCTCATCCAT ATGCTTGAGAACTTCCGAGTGGAGAAACAGCGCCATGTCGAAGTGCAGAGTACCTTTGAGCTCATTCTCTTACCAGACAAGCCTATAATATTGACTCTGAAGCCTCTGCAGACGAGTCAATGA